A genome region from Microplitis mediator isolate UGA2020A chromosome 4, iyMicMedi2.1, whole genome shotgun sequence includes the following:
- the LOC130666454 gene encoding E3 SUMO-protein ligase PIAS2-like: MEARKSSRLAEKIVNESKQPEKKKICPAAKSKACENKNNQQSTMRTAVRNTKKNNTNNININNNNNNNNNNNNNNNNNKMRGIHQPMTQSMEYLFKIPPALISHPVHPDVRLKKLPFYTELGELIKPTNLLTSFTTINTQAQNRLHFYLTPQQADDMANSRDRNPENGKMRFTVQVQIRFCLQGSSDEQEDCIPMGVTIKVNDRYCPVPVAKPVPGAKAPKKQPHKPVDISAYVRISPVVENKIQITCPTDMFGKEYAVGVYLVRKLSSYEVLNQMKARGIRHPDCTRGLIKEKLNEDADSEIATTSLRVSLACPLGKMRMSTPCRSSTCTHLQCFDAGTYLQMNELKPTWICPVCNKSAQYECLVIDGYFMSVLLSNELLPDVNEIQLLPDGSWRNLVPKKDQEDIERKCEPVYQLQIKVTKAPDDFVDDKTKVGLEEKKIDLVDLISSDEEDAEKEEINSVAAKCKRKLSSENKNRSCGDWNSEIIIIDLD; this comes from the coding sequence ATGGAGGCAAGAAAATCTTCGAGGTTAGcagaaaaaattgtaaatgaaTCGAAACAACCAGAGAAGAAGAAAATTTGTCCTGCTGCTAAAAGTAAAGcttgtgaaaataaaaataaccaaCAATCAACGATGCGGACTGCGGTGagaaataccaaaaaaaataatactaataatattaatattaataataataataataataataataataataataataataataacaacaacaaaatgCGTGGTATACATCAGCCAATGACGCAAAGCATGGAATACTTGTTCAAAATACCTCCAGCACTAATTAGTCATCCAGTTCATCCGGATGTTAGGTTAAAAAAGCTGCCATTTTATACAGAACTCGGTGAATTAATAAAACCGACAAATTTATTGACGTCTTTTACTACAATTAATACTCAGGCACAAAATaggttacatttttatttgacgCCTCAGCAGGCTGATGATATGGCGAATTCGCGGGACCGTAATCCGGAAAATGGTAAAATGAGATTTACAGTTCAAGTACAGATACGGTTTTGTTTGCAAGGAAGTTCAGATGAACAAGAAGACTGCATACCCATGGGTGTTACAATAAAAGTTAACGATAGATATTGTCCTGTACCAGTCGCGAAACCAGTTCCTGGAGCGAAGGCACCAAAAAAACAACCGCACAAGCCGGTGGACATAAGCGCGTACGTTAGAATATCACCGgtagttgaaaacaaaattcaaatcacaTGTCCGACTGACATGTTCGGTAAAGAATACGCAGTAGGTGTCTACCTTGTGCGGAAATTGTCCAGCTATGAAGTCTTGAATCAAATGAAAGCCAGAGGTATCAGACATCCTGACTGTACTCGGGggttaataaaagaaaaattgaatgaagATGCGGACAGCGAAATCGCGACGACTTCTCTAAGAGTGTCGCTTGCGTGTCCTCTGGGAAAAATGAGAATGTCTACACCCTGCAGGTCATCAACTTGCACGCACTTGCAGTGCTTTGATGCGGGAACATATTTGCAAATGAACGAACTAAAACCCACGTGGATTTGTCCAGTTTGCAATAAATCTGCGCAATATGAATGTTTGGTTATTGATGGATATTTTATGAGTGTTTTACTGTCCAATGAATTGCTGCCGGATGTTAATGAAATCCAGTTATTACCGGACGGGTCATGGAGGAATTTGGTGCCGAAGAAAGATCAAGAAGACATTGAACGGAAATGTGAGCCTGTGTACCAGCTTCAGATAAAAGTCACTAAGGCACCTGATGATTTTGTTGATGACAAGACGAAAGTTGGGTtggaagagaaaaaaattgatctagttgatttaatttcaagtgaTGAAGAGGATGCTGAGAAAGAGGAAATTAATAGTGTAGCTGCTAAGTGCAAAAGAAAATTAAGTTCTGAGAACAAAAACAGGAGCTGCGGGGATTGGAATTCTGAAATTATAATCATTGAtttagattaa